Within the Octopus sinensis linkage group LG17, ASM634580v1, whole genome shotgun sequence genome, the region CCTATTTGTTGAATGGTCGGTTAATTTTGTGTATCTGGTGCTACGTAGGAACAGTCTATCTGTGAGAATCTGCTTTTACGGTCTcgtgtcttgttttgttctttgttGCTTGTATAGTTTtcagttgtggaggcgcaatggttcagtggttagggcagcggacacgcggtcgtacgatcgaggtttcgatttccagaccggacgctgtgagtgtttattgaacgaaaacacctaaagctctacgaggctccagcaaggggCGAGGACGAACCTTGCTGAACcctttcacctcaactttctcttactctgtaatttcaaagggccagccttgtcacactctgtgtcacgctgaatctccccgaaaatTACGTTAAGGCTACACGTATCTGTgggtacacgttaatttcacgagcaggctgttccgtcgattggatcaactggaaccctcgtcgtcgtaaccgacggagtgacaCGTCAGTTTCCAATTATGACCATGTATTATTTAAGGAATCAGAAATTTTCGGTAATTtgaaccctctctctctcgctctcttccaAGATCCTAAACTTTATTCTTAAAGTTTTATCGTAAGACAATAACCGTAAACCTAATAATAGCCGAAATCCCAACTAAGAATACaattagaagaaaataatttaatggaTTATAAATTGtattcaaattttattgaatacaactagaaagacaaaaagaaaaaatcaatcgCATCGTTAAGTATTCATTTCGAAATAGTTTCTCTGTCAGACGGTAAAGTCCGGAATCTTTGTTAAAGTGGTCATATCTTGGGTGTCACCGGTTGTagatgtaagggaggtaactgtTAAACCTTAACGACGTTTCGCATTCTTGAGGATTAAAGAGTAAAGGTTAAAGAAGAAGgattaaagattaaagaaaaaagaagacaacacCAGGCAAATGGCTTTACGAAGTCGCAACTAATATTTCTCTCCCAGTGGATTTTGATGTCGCATTCTGCAACATTTGTCAtcgactaacacacacacacacacacacacacatgtgtcctagtttgaaatattttgtcaaacATTGATATCCGTCACTGCTAAGACAGGAACCAGGAGTTTATTCCACAAATGGCAGCAACTGTTCTCCGTTGTTGGAAGGAATCTGCGGCCCTTATAATTGTGAGGCGGCTGAAACCGAAACAATGTTACAAAGAGGTGGCCGCGGTGCCACCGCCTCAAGAAAATACCCCGCGACCACCCGAGACGAATTTCCAAGTGTTTATGGCAGAGAGAACTGCTGTCATATCCAATTTCCCCAAAGCTCACGTATTTCCAGGTGGAGCGGCCGAAGAGGCGGATTTCTCTGCTCAATGGTTGGATGTGCTGAGCATGGGTTCCCTTAAACAAGGTGAAGATCAAACACCCGAAGGTCAAATGGTGAATTTCTTTAAGAACAATCGGAGAAAGAATTGTGTTGGTGATAATAACCAAGGGACCCCGATGTACCGGAGACAGAGGTTGCCGGAGTTTAGTGCAATACCCAGCGAAGTGGCCTTCCGAATCACAGCCATTCGAGAGGTATTCGAAGAAATCGGTGTCTTGTTTGCACgaaaagcagaagaaaataaaacagacgAAGACAAAGAGGAATCTTTTATGCAAAACCACGACACAAGAAATGGACAAGTATTCAGGAGGCGGTGTATACCGAAAATATGTCACCTGCCACTTGATTTGTCGGAATTCTGGAGACAAAGTGTTGTGGAGAACCCAGAAAACTTTTTATTCATGTGTAAAGAATTGAAGCTTGTTCCCGACATAACAGCCCTGTCCGAATGGTCCAACTGGTTGACGCCAACCCACGCCACAAGTAAACGATTCGACACAGTGTTTTATATAACATTTCTTGATGAACACCAACATCCAAACATACGCTTAGATGGGATGGAATACGTCGACTACAAGGTTAGTGAAAAATACTTTCATAATGGTGATTGTTTGttcatagaaatattaaaaaaaaaaaaaaaaaaaagaatgcgcTTGCGTGTATCTAGGATGTCCGTGGGTGTTGCCCTTAAAATCTTGGCCTGCTAGTTTTCGTCCACTGTTTGATATTTCAAAGTCATTGTCCCTCCTCTTCACTCAAAAATTTAGTAAACATATTATTCtaccaaaaaatatttaattcttcagtttaattaaTATTGGATTGGTATAAAGACAaacaatgtgtgcgtgtgtgtgtgaagatacaATTTCGCTCGTTCGATCTACCGAATAATCTACTCTTGGAATTGGAGTATAGGTGGTCGAGTATTccccagacacgtgtacccttaacgtaattctcaggcagGATTAGCGTGACTGCCTTGTTATGCAACAGATTGTCCTCATTTCGTTCTTTTCCAACCTTTGCCCTTCAGGGCCCACCCTCTCACCACCCATACAGCATTGCAATTTGTACACGTGCATCTTACTCTGTTCTTCACTCAGAGAAATTATCTTATTGTCAGTTAAGGTAATAACTCCCTAAACTTATTCAACCCTTTTCTAATCCTGGGCCACTACACTTTCTATCTTTACACCCTCCCCAGCTGTTGATTAAGTCACTTACAGAAAAGAAACTACTTTTAAATTGCTACAAAATCACTTCCCCTTAATGGTGTTGTGATGGATCACTACTCCACAGCTAAAATATTTATTCAGCATCAGCTTGTCTTCAAATCCACTACAATTCTTGGGCATCAATAGATGCACCAGGCTACACTACATCAAGGTATCTACTAACTCCTGTCCTAAATAATGACCGACCCATTTCTCGGATGTTATCagacttctttcttctcttctacttTCTTCTCTAAGTCAACACTAAGACATTGCAATtctaaattttggaattttttccTCTTAATCTTCCAGAGTCTCTGCTATAAATACTATGTCGTCCTTATAGATGAGCCCCCACGGGCAGTCTGTCTTAAACTACTACAAATTATTAAAGATgtcttaaagaattttctttgtcttcttcttatcatttgatacatatcatcatcatcgtcgtttaacatctgatttccatgctggcatgggttggacgatttgactgaggtctggcaaaccagatggctgcaacaggctccaatctgatctggctggatgcccttcctaacgccattggcttggaggccagcttgttgctctggccccGATCTCACTGTATGGTtttcttagcactccactagcatggaggccagtcatcgaatttgatttcgatatcgatttcacttgcctcaacaagttttCACAAGCAAGTATGTATACAAGTCACCAACTAGAAAAAGACGCCAATGTCTAAAATCTACCTCAAGTTATCATTGTAGCGAGCAACAAGCTAGTCGTAAAAGGCAATGGtcatgattggttaaaattactgcccataTTAGAATTCTAAACTTTCATTAAAGAGAATTCTTTCATGAAATACGGTTCTTAGAATTCAGGTATGAGCAGTTTTAAAAACCCTGATTTTTGGGAAATTAATCAGTTGGTTGTTACTAAACTCCACAACACTCACAATAGTGATGTTTGATTATCAATAGACTTCACGACACTTAGACTAGTATTCGTTGGTCGTAATTCTCTATGACAAATTGCCTTACTCCTAAATGTactgtaaatattaaatgtacataaataaaccaatgtagtaaatattttctctttcttcacttctttccaacctgttaatgaaatttatttctgcaattatgAAACTGTTTTTATAGCGGTGAAAAAGAACACAAActtatcttcaacatacatgcacattcaacATGTCCTTTcaaatgtattgatatatatacttttcactACGGCATTTATGTAGCTTGAGTTAGGATTTATGTTTAGTGATAGCACTTATAATTAAGTTATAAGTGATGGGTTTATCAATATAGATTCTtaagagataaaatatatttattatctatctcaGTAGAAAGCATATAAATAAGACATTACAAAAGTGGTACCCAATCAGCCGTTGTATCACCACaaagtataaacacacatgcaaataaatgaaacagaTTCATCAAGTGGTTCTTTTTCTATCATCAGTGTTATATAAACCAATCAATGcagataaatacaaacaaaatatacacccATGAAACAGAATGGTTCCACAGCGCAAATACACTGTTTGTgcttatatacaaaacaaaaattcaaaatctcgtttcatttatttcaatcacATGTTaataatatttggttaataatatttggttaataatattTGGTTATTAACATgtgattgaaataaatgaaacGAGATTTTTGAATTCTTATTctgtatacaggcgcaggagtggctgtgtggtaagtagcttgtttaccaaccacatggttccgggttcagtcccactgcgtggcaccttgggcaaatgtcttctactatagcctcgggccgaccaaagccttgtgagtggatttggtagacggaaactgaaagaagcctgtcgtgtatatatatatatatatatatatatatatatatgcgtgtgtgtgtttgtgtgtctgtgtttgtcctcctagcattgcttgacaaccgatgatggtgtgtttacgtctccgttacttagcagttcggcaaaagagaccgatagaataagtactgggcttacaaaagaataagtcccggggtcgagttgctcgattaaaggcggtgctccagcatggccgcagtcaaatgactgaaactaataaaagagtatataagttCAAACGGTGTATTTGTGCTGTGGAGCCGTTCTGCTTCATGggtgtgtattttgtttgtgttgATATGCATTGATTGGGTTATATTACATTgatgacagaaaaagggattaccCCCTAATCTTGAAAGCAATTGATGTGTAATTGAACCATTTCATGAatctgtttcatttatttacacaTGTTCAGCATGGGTTTATACTTTATGGTGATATTTTAAGGTAGATTTTAGACATTGGCAACTTGTGTACGTATTCTGTTGCCCttgatagatatttataaattgattaatttaacCTTAACTGGTTGATTGCATGCTAACTCCCTGATAAAATctaatatagattttatccttaattttaatataattttgatatAATGTGTATCATCTTCTTTTATATTCCTGTCCAGTGGTTAACACCAATGGAATATTTCTCACAGAAACTTCATATTTTCCCTCCGCAATTATGGGAGATCTACCACCTGAACTCCTCCAGCTGGGAAGACCTTCACAATTCGGTCACCTCGATTCCCTATTTACAACCCAAGAGATTCTTACCTGTGAAAATCAATTGCAAAGATGGGGTATTGGTTTTTTTACcaggtaatttctttttttttttttatatttatatattagttattTTCCTGTTGAGAACATTTCTTCTTCTCATCTCAGTTCCTGGTTCACCCTTGGTTGCAACAATAAGGTTTCAGTATGACAGGATTTGGTTAGTTGCAGGGCTTCCTTGAGTTTCCATACCATCTTCGGcatacccttcttaacaccaaccactccacagtgtgtactgggtgctgtcTTTGCATCATTGGTAATACTGAGGTCACAAAGTCGCTTGCAATAGAGGAAAAGAgcaggaaaatgaaaaagattttaaaaaagccCCCTTGACAAAGTGGCAGGAGCGGGAGCAAGGCTTCATACCAGATGTTAAGAGATTAAACTATGAGAGTAAGAAACACAGGTGTCTTGGTATAAGGGAGATACATGACTACCTGTGTTTTAGAAGATAAGATGGGAGCCAGAGCCAGCCCTCAAGGGGTACATGTGGTGGAATTAATTAGCTCTGTGCAAAAAAATGCTGCAATATTTTCAGTGGGTTGCACTCACCCCAcacaattgctgaccttgtgctaaaatttgaaaccaatgttttgaGGGTCATAGCACAACCTGTCACTGGTGCAGGAATATTCCATGTCAATACCGTTTTGTAAAGGTCTGCTGTAGACATTGTTATATAATCTGTCATCAGCTTTAGAAGATGTTTGTAAAACTCTTATTCATAATCACCCATGggtgtgtggtgaagaagctctcttcccagccatgtggttccgggtttagtcccactgtgttgcaccttgggcgagggtcttcaacaatatatatatatggaggcgcatggcttagtggttagggtgtcagcactatGATtgttagattgtggtttcagttcctggactgggtgacacgttgtgttcttgagcaaaacacttcatttcacattgctccagtccactcaactggcaaaaatgagtaacactgcgatggactggcgtccagtccagctggggacacatacgccatagaaaccaggaaaccgggcccatgagcctgactaggctttaaaagggcgcatttattttatatatatatatatatatatatagagtgagagagagagagagatagattagacAGGTATTCTCAGTACTGAATACCCTTCGTAATGCTTAAGAGATTTGAACTTGACTATGTAGAGGAGgaaatgtaaggacaagcaagttaggTAAGTcgatttacacagaatattaaacacatttaatacaaaaaatgtacatatatatacatataaaagaagtCCGACTCACACAGAATAGCAATGATATCCGGAATTAAAAGGGTTGAGTAAGACTTTTATGAGcccaacagctgtttcttggggcttggtggtccaaaatcattccatctttaaaatacattttgtcaATGTCTCAAATGTAAAATTCATCCCTGAAAATGGAGGCTGGTATTATCCGATGATGAAATCAATctacaatcattattttggatCACCAAAACCCCAGAAACAGCTATTTGATTTGTGAAACTCTTATTCAACTTCTTTACTCCctcatatcatttctattctatgTAAACCgggcttttatgtatatatatatatatattgggatggtacataattattgcggtttttttcaacattttattccacaaaaacaataacagcaatgtaacaaaaacatctttaaaggattattccggagcatattcaccatctacttcaattactgcttcccatttgcttggcagacggtcagaccatcatttaaagattttttgttaaatattattgtttttgttgaaaaaaagctgcaataattatgcaccgacccaatacatatgtacattgtttttataTCGACTTGCCTAGCTCGCGTCCttacatttattcatatgtattaggttgtccggaaagttcatgctgatttttaaaggaaagaaaaaagtcaataaatacttgccattacatttttaatcaaccaaatatgaaccattttgttgcacaatgcgtctccatctttcctttaacttgaaaataccctcttcccagaattgatatggtttcatggcaaagaattcatcaaggtatctttttttacgtcattcaaggaagtgaaatttttaccattaagactattctgcagagacctgaataagtggaaatccaaaggagcaatatctggtgaatatggagggtggggtaacacatcccagccgagctgcagcaatttttgtctgtttcctaaagtatcaagtgccgaaaatgaactttcttatctttcattttaaagggttacataattaacacaggtaataggaacataaatcttcttccgtgaaaagatagcttaaactgtgctctaaatggaggtgtagttaaatcctattttatggactcaaccatgttctaaaataagtcgaaaggtaagctactataaatcggcacaaactttccggacaacccaatatatatatgtgtatgtctgtgaccTGCTGTTGGTCATTTCAAATGGACCGACAATGTTAGTTCTATAGAGTTATTCCCTTTACATCACTGTCTTTGAATGTGTCAAACCGTCAATGCTGTTCTTTCGTGATAGCAACGATGATTCTGAACTCcctggtgtatgtgtttgtgtgtgtgtatacgtaaatgACCGTCAATGGCTATCGTATTTAATGTCATAATAAAAGACCTTAATTCCTAATTAGGTTGTGTCTGTTTTACTAGACGAATTgttttatatgtaataattattattattacggtgaAAATGAATTGATGAAACTTAATTAGTAATTAAGAACTATTTGCTGAGTCATTATGCTCTGTCTGTGATTAAATATCTTGCTTGGATGAAAGAAGATTGTACTGTCTAAACGCTGTAACTTACCtcttatatatacaatgttttatacatacacttatactttatacatgcttatttatatatatacacacatatatatatattccaaaatgtAGCTACATGTGGATTGCTGGCGATtaatttcctctgtctttcttttctcttgggCTTTCCTCCGTCTCCTCTTTCCGAAGAAGAgttttgctcgaaacataaacaccatttctttccttccctgagtgtcttATTAATTCTTTGCATCTACCATGTCTTCGTATTGtttgtttcttgtcttttttctccattttttattaattatatatatatgcatatatacatacatacatatatatatatatattatatatatatatacacacacacacacacacagagacggaGAGAATGattcaaataaatagataaaaccttagattttaatgtataaaaaatatatatacatgtaaaaaatgtgtagatatatattatcatcatcatcgtttaacgtccgttttccatgctggcatggtttggacggttcaactggggtctgggaagccaggaggctgtaccaggctccagtctgatctggcagtgtttctacagc harbors:
- the LOC115220911 gene encoding nucleoside diphosphate-linked moiety X motif 19, which codes for MAATVLRCWKESAALIIVRRLKPKQCYKEVAAVPPPQENTPRPPETNFQVFMAERTAVISNFPKAHVFPGGAAEEADFSAQWLDVLSMGSLKQGEDQTPEGQMVNFFKNNRRKNCVGDNNQGTPMYRRQRLPEFSAIPSEVAFRITAIREVFEEIGVLFARKAEENKTDEDKEESFMQNHDTRNGQVFRRRCIPKICHLPLDLSEFWRQSVVENPENFLFMCKELKLVPDITALSEWSNWLTPTHATSKRFDTVFYITFLDEHQHPNIRLDGMEYVDYKWLTPMEYFSQKLHIFPPQLWEIYHLNSSSWEDLHNSVTSIPYLQPKRFLPVKINCKDGVLVFLPGDYLYPEKPNEEEYEELFLPFTRDEIRSSGNFLNHLDPKENWIYRTVPLSLVGHAECLTSRL